From the bacterium genome, one window contains:
- a CDS encoding 3-keto-5-aminohexanoate cleavage protein, with protein sequence MTATKSVGRPILIKACLNGGRRRADHDGVPLTPEETARDARAAVAAGAAALHVHPRDRAGAETLDAGAHAAALAAIRAACPGVPVGVSTGAWMAPDPRARVALVESWTVLPDFASVNFSEAGAADVCAALIRRGIGIEAGLWSVEDARTFGASGLAAWSLRILVEARPLEPARALDDAAAIDAELDRAEIWLPRLHHGEGVATWAVLDAALNVDRDIRVGLEDTLQLVGGGRARDNAQLVASAVEMVRRHGHRQVVALSDRP encoded by the coding sequence GTGACGGCTACGAAGTCCGTCGGCCGTCCAATTCTCATCAAAGCCTGCCTCAACGGCGGCCGGCGGCGCGCCGATCACGACGGCGTGCCGCTCACACCGGAGGAGACGGCGCGCGATGCGCGTGCGGCCGTCGCCGCCGGCGCCGCGGCCCTCCACGTCCACCCCCGCGATCGTGCCGGCGCGGAGACCCTCGACGCCGGAGCGCACGCCGCCGCGCTCGCCGCGATCCGGGCGGCGTGTCCCGGCGTCCCGGTGGGGGTCAGCACCGGCGCATGGATGGCGCCCGATCCCCGGGCCCGCGTTGCGCTCGTCGAATCGTGGACGGTGCTCCCCGATTTCGCGTCGGTCAACTTCTCCGAAGCCGGCGCCGCCGACGTGTGCGCGGCGCTGATTCGCCGCGGGATCGGCATCGAAGCCGGGCTGTGGTCCGTCGAGGACGCCCGGACGTTCGGCGCGAGCGGGCTCGCGGCCTGGTCGCTGCGCATCCTCGTTGAAGCCCGGCCGCTCGAGCCGGCGCGGGCGCTGGACGATGCGGCGGCCATCGATGCGGAACTCGATCGCGCCGAGATTTGGCTCCCCAGGCTGCATCACGGCGAGGGCGTCGCGACGTGGGCGGTGCTCGACGCGGCGCTCAACGTGGACCGGGACATCCGGGTCGGCCTGGAGGATACCCTGCAGCTGGTGGGCGGCGGCCGCGCTCGAGACAACGCTCAGTTGGTCGCATCGGCCGTGGAGATGGTTCGCCGTCACGGCCACAGGCAGGTCGTCGCGCTAAGCGACCGGCCCTGA
- a CDS encoding response regulator transcription factor: protein MGTPHLMDHAKFGLHALKPRLRAVPRPDPIRVFLIDPQVLLRHGLRLLFGSEGDIDIVGEAGAAAGAIDDVAAAKPDVVLMDIPAPAADGIGAIRAIKARCPNAQVLVLTAQSDQEVFREAAAAGAVGYVLKDISATNLSNAIRAVQSGATMINPVLARQMVEGLARDEAAAAVGAPRRPHRLTPREINILVEVALGMSDKEIAVKLAVSESRVKNCLRALYSRLDLRNRAHAAAFAVRRGLV from the coding sequence GTGGGCACACCTCACCTGATGGACCATGCCAAGTTCGGCCTGCATGCGCTAAAGCCGCGCCTTCGGGCCGTGCCGCGCCCGGATCCGATCCGGGTGTTTCTGATCGATCCGCAAGTGCTGCTCCGCCACGGCCTCCGGCTGCTGTTCGGTTCGGAGGGCGACATCGACATCGTCGGCGAGGCCGGGGCGGCGGCGGGGGCGATCGACGATGTCGCGGCCGCAAAGCCCGACGTCGTCCTGATGGACATTCCGGCGCCGGCCGCGGACGGGATCGGCGCCATTCGCGCGATCAAAGCCCGCTGCCCGAACGCGCAGGTGCTGGTGCTGACCGCGCAGTCGGACCAGGAAGTGTTTCGCGAGGCCGCGGCCGCGGGCGCCGTCGGCTACGTGTTGAAAGACATCTCCGCCACGAACCTGTCCAACGCGATTCGCGCCGTGCAGTCGGGCGCCACGATGATCAACCCGGTGTTGGCCCGGCAGATGGTCGAGGGTCTCGCCCGGGACGAGGCCGCCGCGGCAGTCGGCGCGCCGCGGCGGCCGCACCGGCTCACCCCGCGCGAAATCAACATCCTCGTCGAAGTCGCCCTCGGCATGAGCGACAAGGAGATCGCGGTCAAACTGGCCGTGTCCGAGTCGCGCGTCAAGAACTGCCTGCGCGCGCTGTACAGCCGCCTCGACCTCCGCAACCGCGCGCACGCCGCGGCCTTCGCCGTTCGGAGGGGCCTGGTCTAA
- a CDS encoding MFS transporter — MNALRAAAWRSIPRPDRSNAGMWAIGAGHGMTHAYSAAFYVLLPFLAKDLGLSYSQVGLIISLRQLMSTLINLPAGAVVDTIGRRSLFMSAALAWASLPYLVVGLTKSYTAILLAVGVVGAGSFLWHPAAITALSEMYPLRRGYGLALHELGANLGDTLTPLAAGLLLAAFNWRQVMLIVVAAGLLLTLVITRVMSHAHRRHGGAPARALPIRDYVAGLALLARNARLLALAMISGVRSMTQLGLSTFLPLYLLNVQHLPAALIGLYLAVVQGSGMIATPIAGTLSDRLGPKRVATIGMFSTSVALLGFAALNLGPAFVAALAVLGFFTYSMRPAIFRWAIAVVPREYEGTAVGILFTTQALLPTAIPIIGGYLGDRYGLLSIFYVIAATVLVANAALLFVPDAKRPAAQAAPGVKALDREAGP, encoded by the coding sequence GTGAACGCGCTGCGCGCGGCCGCGTGGCGATCGATCCCGCGGCCGGACCGGTCCAATGCCGGGATGTGGGCGATCGGGGCCGGCCACGGCATGACGCACGCCTACTCCGCGGCGTTCTACGTGCTGCTGCCGTTCCTGGCCAAAGATCTCGGGCTGTCCTACAGCCAGGTCGGCCTGATCATTTCGCTGCGGCAGCTGATGAGCACCCTCATCAACCTCCCCGCGGGCGCCGTCGTCGACACGATCGGCCGGCGCAGCCTCTTCATGAGCGCGGCGCTCGCGTGGGCGTCCCTACCGTACCTCGTCGTCGGGCTCACCAAGAGTTACACCGCGATCCTGCTCGCGGTCGGCGTCGTCGGCGCCGGAAGCTTCCTCTGGCATCCCGCGGCAATCACCGCGCTGTCGGAGATGTATCCGCTCCGCCGGGGCTACGGCCTCGCCCTGCACGAGCTGGGCGCCAACCTCGGCGACACCCTGACTCCGCTGGCCGCGGGACTGCTGTTGGCCGCGTTCAACTGGCGGCAGGTCATGCTGATCGTGGTCGCCGCGGGCCTGCTGCTGACGCTCGTGATCACGCGCGTCATGAGCCACGCGCACCGCCGGCACGGCGGCGCCCCGGCCCGCGCGCTGCCGATCCGGGACTACGTGGCCGGCCTCGCGCTGCTCGCCCGCAACGCCAGGCTGCTCGCGCTCGCCATGATCTCGGGCGTCCGGTCCATGACGCAGCTCGGCCTCAGCACCTTTCTCCCCCTCTACCTGCTGAACGTGCAGCACCTGCCGGCGGCGCTGATCGGCCTCTACCTCGCCGTCGTCCAAGGGTCGGGCATGATCGCCACGCCGATCGCCGGAACGTTGTCCGATCGCCTCGGGCCGAAGCGGGTCGCGACGATCGGCATGTTCAGCACGAGCGTCGCGCTGCTCGGATTCGCGGCCCTCAACCTCGGCCCGGCTTTCGTCGCCGCCCTCGCGGTGCTGGGGTTCTTCACGTACTCGATGCGGCCGGCGATCTTCCGCTGGGCGATCGCGGTCGTCCCGCGCGAGTACGAGGGCACGGCGGTGGGGATCTTGTTCACGACCCAGGCGTTGCTCCCCACGGCCATACCGATCATCGGCGGGTATCTGGGCGACCGCTACGGGCTGCTGTCCATCTTCTACGTCATCGCCGCGACAGTGCTTGTGGCCAACGCGGCGCTGCTTTTCGTGCCGGACGCGAAACGCCCGGCCGCGCAGGCGGCGCCGGGCGTGAAGGCGCTTGACCGCGAGGCCGGTCCGTGA
- the typA gene encoding translational GTPase TypA: MAQAIRNIAIIAHVDHGKTTLVDAMLRQSGTFRANETVVDRVLDSNELERERGITILAKNTAVFYQGVKINIVDTPGHSDFGGEVERALKMVDGVMLLVDASEGPLPQTRYVLGKALEAGLPPVVVINKMDRPDARAPQVLNEIYDLFIDLDAVEAQLDFPVLYANARAGTASRAPADPGIDLRPLFDAIVSTVPAPAGDAAGPLQVLVANLDYSDYLGRIAIARVFNGTLRTGADAGIAKVDGRVIRTRITKLFSFSGLDRIDIETTDLGDIVAVAGVEGIAIGDTITDPDTPAPLARVAIDEPTIAIQFCVNTSPFAGREGAYVTSRNLRERLDKELLTNVALRVAEGGSPDTFAVMGRGELQLSILIETMRREGYELMAGRPEIVTKVVDGRVMEPVELLFLDVPEQFVGAVVEKLGPRKAVMVNMRNHGSGRARLEFRIPSRGLIGLRGELLTETRGTIVMNSLFDGYVPWSGDIPRRPTGALVADRPGVTTAYALYNLQERGDLFVGPGTEVYEGMVVGEHARDNDLDVNAVREKKLTNIRSSTADIAVRLVPPRALNLEQALEFIADDEFVEITPAALRLRKRVLRANRRPKRDEVPAGTPAGRS; encoded by the coding sequence GTGGCACAGGCCATCCGAAACATCGCGATCATTGCGCACGTCGACCACGGCAAGACGACGCTCGTGGATGCGATGCTGCGGCAGAGCGGCACGTTCCGCGCCAACGAGACCGTGGTGGACCGCGTGCTCGACTCCAACGAATTGGAGCGCGAACGCGGTATCACCATCCTCGCGAAGAATACCGCCGTGTTCTATCAGGGCGTCAAGATCAACATCGTCGACACCCCGGGGCACAGCGACTTCGGGGGCGAGGTCGAGCGCGCGCTCAAGATGGTTGACGGGGTGATGCTGCTCGTCGACGCGAGCGAGGGGCCGCTGCCCCAGACGCGGTACGTGCTCGGCAAAGCGCTCGAGGCAGGGCTCCCGCCGGTCGTCGTCATCAACAAGATGGACCGGCCCGACGCGCGGGCGCCGCAGGTGCTGAACGAAATCTACGATCTGTTCATCGACCTCGACGCGGTAGAGGCTCAGCTCGACTTCCCCGTCCTGTACGCGAACGCCCGCGCCGGCACCGCCTCGCGCGCTCCGGCGGACCCGGGGATCGATCTGCGGCCCCTCTTCGACGCGATCGTTTCGACCGTGCCGGCGCCGGCCGGCGACGCCGCGGGGCCGCTGCAGGTGCTGGTGGCCAACCTCGATTACAGCGACTACCTCGGCCGCATTGCGATCGCGCGCGTCTTCAACGGCACCCTGCGGACCGGCGCCGACGCGGGCATCGCGAAGGTGGACGGCCGCGTCATCCGCACCCGCATCACGAAGCTGTTCTCGTTCAGCGGGCTGGATCGCATCGACATCGAGACGACCGACCTCGGCGACATCGTCGCGGTCGCCGGCGTCGAGGGGATCGCGATCGGCGACACGATCACCGACCCGGACACGCCGGCCCCGCTGGCGCGCGTCGCGATCGACGAACCCACGATCGCGATCCAGTTCTGCGTCAACACGTCGCCGTTCGCGGGGCGCGAGGGGGCGTACGTGACGTCGCGCAACCTGCGCGAGCGGCTGGACAAGGAGCTCCTCACCAACGTCGCGCTGCGGGTCGCGGAAGGCGGGTCGCCGGACACCTTCGCCGTGATGGGGCGCGGCGAGCTGCAGCTTTCGATCCTGATCGAGACGATGCGCCGCGAGGGCTACGAACTGATGGCGGGACGGCCGGAGATCGTGACGAAGGTGGTGGACGGCCGGGTGATGGAGCCGGTGGAACTGCTCTTCCTCGACGTGCCGGAGCAGTTCGTCGGCGCCGTGGTCGAGAAGCTCGGCCCGCGGAAGGCGGTCATGGTCAACATGCGCAACCACGGATCCGGGCGCGCGCGGCTGGAGTTCCGGATTCCGAGCCGCGGCCTGATCGGCCTGCGCGGCGAGCTGCTGACCGAGACCCGCGGCACGATCGTCATGAACTCACTCTTCGACGGGTACGTCCCCTGGAGCGGCGACATTCCCCGCCGCCCCACGGGCGCGCTCGTCGCCGACCGCCCGGGCGTCACCACCGCCTACGCGCTCTACAACCTGCAGGAGCGCGGCGACCTGTTCGTCGGCCCCGGCACCGAGGTATACGAGGGCATGGTCGTCGGCGAGCACGCGCGCGACAACGATCTCGACGTCAACGCGGTGCGCGAGAAAAAGCTCACTAACATCCGGTCGTCCACCGCCGACATCGCGGTCCGCCTTGTCCCGCCGCGCGCGCTGAACCTCGAGCAGGCGCTCGAGTTCATCGCGGACGACGAATTCGTCGAGATCACGCCGGCGGCGTTGCGCCTGAGAAAACGGGTCCTGCGGGCCAACCGGCGGCCGAAGCGGGACGAGGTGCCCGCCGGCACTCCCGCCGGACGGTCCTAA
- the ligD gene encoding non-homologous end-joining DNA ligase — protein sequence MSTAPERETIAAGGRTVAISNPRKILFPGRGYTKLDLVRYFLAVAGGALRAAGGRPNMLVRYPNGVGGEFFFQKRAPRSRPDWIEVVSLRFPSGRSADEVVPRDAAALAWMANLACLELHPHPVRAEDLEHPDELRIDLDPMPGVGWPQVRDVARVVRGALEDFGMTGWPKTSGGRGMHVLVRLEPRWTFDEVRRAALALARDVERRAPSLATSKWWKEERHGVFIDYNQNAKDRTVAAAYSVRPTADARVSAPLSWADVDGCDPGEFTLATMPRRFAAVGDPHAGIDESPCPLSALLELSARHERDGLGDAPWPPHYRKQAGEPVRAQPSRRRAPVFPLIEIARAYRKDDAAAGLDRWRARHPGAAAYLAPDDILVDAMRGRSTTWTRIRLNLRHVPETLRPEHEPPDPDEVPAWPGRPPAPR from the coding sequence ATGTCCACCGCCCCGGAACGGGAAACGATCGCCGCCGGCGGCCGTACGGTCGCGATTTCCAACCCGCGGAAAATCCTTTTTCCCGGTAGAGGGTACACCAAGCTGGACTTGGTGCGGTACTTCCTGGCCGTCGCCGGCGGCGCGCTGCGCGCGGCCGGCGGCCGGCCGAACATGCTGGTGCGCTACCCGAACGGCGTCGGCGGCGAGTTCTTCTTCCAGAAGCGCGCCCCCCGGTCGCGGCCGGATTGGATCGAGGTCGTCTCTCTCCGCTTTCCCTCCGGCCGTTCCGCCGACGAGGTGGTGCCGCGCGACGCCGCGGCGCTCGCGTGGATGGCCAACCTCGCCTGTCTCGAGCTCCACCCGCATCCGGTGCGGGCCGAGGACCTCGAGCACCCCGACGAGCTGCGTATCGATCTCGACCCGATGCCGGGCGTCGGCTGGCCGCAGGTCCGCGACGTGGCCCGGGTGGTGCGCGGCGCGCTGGAGGACTTCGGCATGACCGGCTGGCCGAAGACGTCCGGCGGCCGCGGGATGCACGTGCTCGTGCGGCTCGAGCCCCGCTGGACCTTCGACGAGGTCCGCCGCGCCGCCCTGGCCCTGGCCCGCGACGTCGAGCGCCGCGCGCCCTCGCTCGCGACCAGCAAGTGGTGGAAGGAAGAGCGCCACGGCGTCTTCATCGACTACAACCAGAACGCCAAAGACCGCACGGTCGCCGCGGCGTACTCCGTGCGGCCCACCGCCGATGCCCGCGTCTCCGCGCCGTTGTCGTGGGCCGATGTCGACGGCTGCGATCCGGGCGAGTTCACGCTGGCCACGATGCCGCGGCGCTTCGCCGCAGTCGGCGACCCGCACGCCGGCATCGACGAGTCGCCATGCCCGCTCTCCGCCCTCCTTGAGCTGTCCGCCCGCCACGAGCGCGACGGGCTCGGCGACGCGCCGTGGCCCCCGCACTATCGCAAGCAGGCCGGGGAGCCCGTCCGCGCGCAGCCATCCCGCCGCCGCGCGCCGGTGTTCCCGCTCATCGAGATCGCGCGAGCGTATCGCAAGGACGACGCCGCCGCGGGGCTCGACCGCTGGCGGGCGCGCCATCCCGGCGCCGCGGCGTATCTTGCGCCCGACGACATTCTCGTCGACGCGATGCGGGGCCGCTCGACCACGTGGACGCGCATCCGGCTGAATTTGAGACACGTGCCGGAAACACTGCGCCCGGAGCACGAGCCCCCTGATCCCGACGAAGTCCCGGCGTGGCCGGGGCGCCCGCCGGCGCCGCGCTAG
- a CDS encoding ATP-dependent DNA ligase, translating into MNVPNPSAFPIAPPVEPMLAASAGTLPDGSGWLYEPKWDGFRALVFRGADEVFIQSRDLRPLDRYFPELREAFLAQLGPGCVLDGEIVIVTVRGLDFEALQLRLHPAASRVAMLATVTPAAFVAFDALAAGGRDIRTAPQADRRAQLERLLRAAARPIYLTPVTRDRETAAVWLREFEGAGLDGVVAKPERGTYQPGKRAMVKVKHARTADCVVAGFRWHKSGVGAVGSLLLGLYDDSGALHHVGVTSAFPMATRRRLAEELAPLRREALAQHPWREWANPDPAEFVRMPGGQSRWSAGKDLSWEPVRVERVCEVKYDHLQGRRFRHAALFLRWRSDKRPAECRYDQLEVAPPFELEKVFGARGR; encoded by the coding sequence GTGAATGTCCCCAACCCTTCCGCGTTTCCGATCGCGCCGCCGGTCGAGCCGATGCTGGCCGCGTCCGCCGGGACGCTGCCCGATGGGTCCGGATGGCTGTACGAGCCCAAGTGGGACGGCTTTCGCGCCCTCGTCTTCCGCGGTGCCGACGAGGTCTTCATCCAGAGCCGCGATCTGCGGCCCCTCGACCGGTACTTTCCGGAGCTGCGCGAGGCATTTCTCGCCCAACTGGGCCCGGGGTGCGTGCTCGACGGCGAAATCGTCATCGTGACGGTCCGCGGACTGGATTTCGAGGCGCTGCAGCTGCGGCTGCATCCGGCTGCATCCCGCGTCGCCATGCTGGCGACGGTCACGCCCGCGGCGTTCGTGGCGTTTGACGCGCTCGCGGCCGGCGGCCGCGACATCCGAACGGCGCCGCAGGCGGATCGCCGCGCGCAGCTCGAGCGGCTCCTCCGCGCCGCGGCGCGGCCGATCTACCTCACGCCGGTCACACGCGATCGCGAGACGGCGGCCGTGTGGCTGCGCGAGTTCGAGGGGGCGGGTCTCGACGGCGTCGTCGCCAAGCCGGAGCGGGGGACCTATCAGCCGGGCAAGCGGGCGATGGTCAAGGTCAAGCACGCCCGGACCGCGGACTGCGTCGTGGCGGGCTTCCGCTGGCACAAGAGCGGCGTCGGCGCGGTCGGCTCGCTGCTGCTGGGCCTCTACGACGACAGCGGAGCGCTGCACCACGTCGGCGTCACGTCCGCGTTTCCGATGGCGACGCGCCGGCGGCTTGCCGAGGAGCTCGCGCCGCTGCGCCGGGAGGCCCTCGCGCAGCATCCGTGGCGCGAGTGGGCGAACCCGGACCCGGCAGAGTTCGTGCGCATGCCCGGCGGGCAGAGCCGGTGGAGCGCCGGCAAGGATCTGTCCTGGGAGCCGGTGCGCGTCGAGCGCGTGTGCGAGGTCAAGTACGATCACCTGCAGGGCCGACGGTTCCGGCACGCGGCCCTGTTTCTGCGCTGGCGGTCCGACAAGCGGCCGGCGGAGTGCCGGTACGATCAGCTCGAGGTCGCGCCGCCGTTCGAGCTGGAGAAGGTGTTCGGCGCCCGCGGACGTTAG
- a CDS encoding alpha/beta family hydrolase, whose product MTGEGERLQFSVPDGRVSAVWTPAAQPVAAAAVAHGAGAGLTHPFLAGTAAAMADDGVSVLRFNFPYMEARRRVPDRTPVLLGAWRAAIDELSRRGAGLPMITAGKSMGARMASMLAAEDGPAFSGKALVFFGYPLHPPGKPERLRDAHLPQIRVPVLFIQGTRDALAEFALIEDVVRRLGPLARLHAVPDADHSFHVRGTRRSDLEIGRDLGHVAAAFVRRIAAA is encoded by the coding sequence GTGACGGGCGAGGGGGAGCGGCTGCAGTTTTCGGTTCCCGACGGTAGGGTCTCCGCCGTGTGGACGCCCGCGGCACAGCCGGTCGCCGCGGCGGCGGTCGCCCACGGCGCCGGAGCCGGCCTCACGCATCCGTTCCTGGCCGGTACGGCGGCGGCGATGGCGGACGACGGTGTCTCTGTCCTGCGGTTCAACTTCCCGTACATGGAGGCCCGCCGGCGTGTGCCGGACCGGACGCCGGTCCTGCTCGGCGCATGGCGCGCGGCGATCGATGAGCTCTCGCGCCGCGGCGCCGGTCTGCCGATGATCACGGCGGGCAAGTCGATGGGCGCGCGGATGGCCTCTATGCTCGCGGCCGAGGACGGGCCGGCGTTTTCCGGCAAGGCGCTCGTCTTTTTCGGCTATCCGCTGCACCCCCCGGGGAAACCGGAGCGGCTCCGGGACGCACACCTCCCGCAGATCCGGGTGCCGGTGCTCTTCATTCAGGGGACGAGGGACGCACTGGCCGAATTCGCGCTCATCGAGGACGTGGTCCGGCGGCTGGGGCCGCTCGCCCGGCTGCACGCGGTCCCGGACGCCGACCATTCCTTTCACGTGCGCGGTACCCGCCGCTCCGACCTTGAGATCGGCCGGGACCTGGGACATGTCGCCGCCGCGTTCGTGCGGCGGATCGCCGCCGCCTAA
- a CDS encoding NIPSNAP family protein, whose amino-acid sequence MTITVFIRYRLDPFKREAFEAYARRWLSLIPKCGGDLVGYWMPHEGTNDVAYGLISFESLAAYEAYRARLRADGDAAANLRFAEEQRFVLREERTFLRLVAPQGE is encoded by the coding sequence ATGACAATTACCGTGTTCATCCGCTACCGACTCGATCCATTCAAGCGGGAGGCGTTCGAGGCATACGCGCGGCGCTGGCTCTCGCTCATCCCGAAATGCGGCGGCGACCTCGTCGGCTACTGGATGCCGCACGAGGGGACCAACGACGTCGCCTACGGCCTGATCTCGTTCGAGAGCCTGGCGGCGTACGAGGCGTACCGGGCGCGCCTCCGCGCCGACGGCGACGCCGCGGCGAACCTCCGGTTCGCCGAGGAGCAGCGCTTCGTCCTACGGGAGGAGCGCACATTCCTGAGGCTCGTGGCTCCGCAGGGAGAGTAA
- a CDS encoding DUF2066 domain-containing protein translates to MGFRRHRWKMLLAAAALAAAAAGPPASAQPGPDLYQATVIVTGKDARSRPIGFAEALRKVLVNLTGEPRLHDDARVSAMAARAGAAVASFSYIDRMAGRPVHDEQGTRDRPFNLTVKFVPARVDKMLGDLGQHAWTGARPVVVPVLAVAIGPTSYRLSAETQHGTEQRASFADMARDFDLTVRFPSEADFAAWGVGTTGFPAPPAATAPNEARVAGTLRFDESLPGWVGSWRWRWHGSDYAWRTKGVSFDEAFRDICRGVLRVASGHGAPD, encoded by the coding sequence ATGGGATTCCGCCGGCACCGTTGGAAGATGCTCTTGGCCGCCGCGGCTCTCGCGGCGGCGGCGGCGGGACCGCCGGCGTCCGCCCAGCCGGGCCCGGACCTCTATCAGGCGACGGTCATCGTCACGGGCAAGGACGCGCGCAGCCGGCCGATCGGCTTCGCGGAAGCGCTGCGCAAGGTACTCGTCAATCTCACCGGCGAGCCGCGCCTGCACGACGACGCGAGGGTCTCGGCGATGGCCGCGCGCGCCGGCGCGGCCGTGGCCTCATTCTCCTACATCGACCGGATGGCGGGCCGGCCGGTTCACGACGAACAGGGCACCCGCGACCGGCCCTTCAACCTCACCGTGAAGTTTGTCCCGGCGCGGGTCGACAAGATGCTCGGGGACCTCGGACAGCATGCCTGGACCGGGGCACGGCCGGTGGTCGTGCCCGTCCTCGCCGTCGCGATCGGGCCCACGTCGTATCGGCTGAGCGCTGAGACTCAGCACGGGACCGAGCAGCGGGCGTCCTTTGCCGACATGGCACGCGACTTCGACTTGACGGTGCGGTTCCCGAGCGAGGCCGATTTCGCCGCCTGGGGCGTCGGGACCACCGGCTTCCCCGCGCCCCCGGCGGCCACCGCCCCAAACGAAGCGCGCGTCGCGGGCACCCTCCGCTTCGACGAGTCGCTGCCGGGGTGGGTCGGATCCTGGCGCTGGCGGTGGCACGGCTCGGACTATGCGTGGAGAACGAAGGGCGTCAGCTTCGACGAGGCGTTCCGCGACATCTGCCGGGGCGTCCTCCGCGTGGCGTCGGGGCACGGCGCCCCGGATTGA
- a CDS encoding carbon-nitrogen hydrolase family protein produces the protein MIIALASPRPASTLEDGLERVRRLMSDASSKGARVVCFPEAYLPGLRGQDFEVAPFDAAAEARMLSAVAGWAKTFALTTILGMEHVSAAGRQIAARVIGADGRLQGCQTKTQLDPSEDRFYVPGAGRQLFEADGTAFGVAICHEAWRYPETVRWAAVRGAKIVFHPQHTGTERAGVRLTRWGDPGAPYYEKAMMLRALENTIYFASVNYAVRFQESATSLIGPDGECEGHLPYGDEGVLVRRIDLNRATGLLARRFAPERYEDVTAAARPR, from the coding sequence ATGATCATCGCGCTCGCGTCGCCGCGTCCCGCGTCGACGCTCGAGGACGGGCTGGAGAGGGTCCGGCGCCTGATGTCGGACGCGTCATCGAAGGGCGCCCGCGTCGTCTGCTTCCCCGAGGCGTATCTTCCGGGGCTCCGCGGTCAGGACTTCGAGGTGGCGCCGTTCGATGCGGCAGCCGAGGCACGGATGCTGAGCGCGGTCGCCGGCTGGGCCAAGACGTTTGCCCTGACCACGATCCTCGGCATGGAACACGTGAGCGCCGCGGGCCGGCAGATCGCCGCCCGGGTCATCGGCGCGGACGGCCGCCTTCAAGGATGTCAGACGAAGACCCAGCTCGACCCGAGCGAGGACCGTTTCTACGTGCCGGGTGCCGGGCGGCAGCTGTTCGAGGCCGACGGGACGGCGTTCGGCGTGGCCATCTGTCACGAGGCGTGGCGTTACCCCGAGACGGTCCGGTGGGCCGCGGTCCGCGGCGCCAAGATCGTCTTTCACCCGCAACACACCGGCACCGAGCGCGCCGGCGTCCGTCTGACGCGCTGGGGCGATCCGGGCGCCCCCTACTACGAGAAGGCGATGATGCTGCGCGCGCTCGAGAACACAATCTACTTCGCCAGCGTCAACTACGCGGTGCGATTCCAGGAGTCGGCGACCAGCCTCATCGGACCCGACGGCGAGTGCGAGGGCCATCTGCCGTACGGCGACGAAGGCGTGCTGGTCCGGCGGATCGATCTGAACCGGGCGACGGGCCTGCTGGCCCGCCGGTTCGCCCCGGAACGCTACGAAGACGTCACGGCGGCGGCGCGTCCCCGCTAG
- a CDS encoding polyphosphate kinase 2 family protein → MNYRERFRVAPGTRVKLNEIDPAFKDRYAHRRDAADELEHYRKRLRELQDLLYAERRRSLLICLQGMDTGGKDGTINHVLSAMNPQGCRVAVFHAPTSEELAHDFLWRIHRAVPARGEVVVFNRSHYEDVLVVRVHNLVPKDVWSVRYDRINAFERGLADQDTHILKFYLHISKEEQLARFQDRLDDPAKRWKISEADYAERKFWDDYMAAYEDALSRCSTEYAPWFLVPAGHKWFRNLAVARIVVEHLEDLRMGYPKPAVDIEHIRREYHAAKKE, encoded by the coding sequence CTGAACTACCGCGAGCGATTCCGAGTGGCGCCGGGAACCCGGGTGAAGCTGAACGAGATCGACCCCGCGTTCAAGGACCGCTACGCGCACCGTCGGGACGCCGCCGACGAACTCGAACACTATCGGAAACGGTTGCGCGAACTTCAGGACCTGCTGTACGCGGAACGCCGCCGCTCGCTCCTGATTTGTCTCCAGGGGATGGATACCGGAGGCAAGGATGGAACGATCAATCACGTGCTGAGCGCGATGAACCCGCAGGGCTGCCGGGTAGCGGTCTTTCACGCGCCCACCTCCGAAGAACTGGCGCACGATTTTCTCTGGCGGATCCACCGCGCGGTCCCCGCCCGGGGGGAGGTCGTCGTCTTCAACCGCTCCCACTACGAGGATGTGCTGGTGGTGCGGGTCCACAACTTGGTGCCGAAGGACGTCTGGTCCGTTCGTTATGACCGGATCAACGCGTTCGAACGCGGCCTCGCCGACCAGGACACCCACATTCTCAAGTTCTACCTGCACATCTCGAAGGAAGAGCAATTGGCGCGATTCCAGGACCGCCTGGACGATCCGGCCAAGCGGTGGAAGATCAGCGAGGCGGACTATGCGGAGCGCAAATTCTGGGACGACTACATGGCGGCGTATGAGGATGCCTTGTCCCGCTGCAGCACCGAGTACGCGCCGTGGTTCCTGGTTCCCGCCGGCCACAAGTGGTTTCGGAATCTCGCGGTCGCCCGGATTGTGGTGGAGCATCTGGAGGACCTTCGGATGGGCTACCCTAAACCGGCCGTCGATATCGAACACATACGCCGCGAGTATCACGCGGCAAAGAAAGAGTAA